A genomic region of Papaver somniferum cultivar HN1 chromosome 7, ASM357369v1, whole genome shotgun sequence contains the following coding sequences:
- the LOC113296098 gene encoding 60S ribosomal protein L8-like, whose translation MGRVIRAQRKGAGSIFRSHIHHRKGATKFRRLDFGERNGYLKGVVTEIIHDPGSGAPLARVTFRHPFRYKHQKDLFVAAEGMYTGQFLYCGKKAGLMVGNVLPLRSIPEGVVV comes from the coding sequence ATGGGTAGAGTTATCAGAGCTCAGCGTAAGGGAGCTGGATCTATATTCAGATCCCATATTCATCATCGTAAGGGAGCTACAAAATTCAGGAGGTTGGATTTTGGTGAAAGGAATGGTTACTTGAAAGGTGTAGTTACCGAAATCATTCATGATCCAGGAAGTGGTGCACCATTAGCTAGAGTTACCTTCCGTCATCCATTCAGGTACAAGCATCAGAAGGACTTGTTCGTTGCGGCTGAGGGTATGTACACTGGTCAGTTTTTGTACTGCGGGAAGAAAGCTGGTTTGATGGTTGGTAATGTTTTGCCATTGAGATCAATTCCTGAAGGAGTTGTTGTTTGA